In a single window of the Gemmatimonadota bacterium genome:
- a CDS encoding 2-oxo acid dehydrogenase subunit E2 produces the protein MATKVVMEALSPTMEEGRLVEWKKNEGDAVAVGDVLAEVETDKAVMELVARGAGVLLKQVIPVGTTAPVASVVAWIGAAGETIPGDAGGTPAAGAPPAAPAAPPSAPAPAAGTPTPAAGGRVKASPLAKRVAAERGLDLGAIAGSGPEGRIVVRDLDGVALAPAAAATGFAASVYTDVPLTQMRKAIAKRLVQSIGPIPTFYLTAEVDMERAHEMREALLAADPKGGKFSFNDLIIRATASALRQHPWVNAWWSDDHIRQWHDVHIGVAVAVEDGLITPIVRHADRKTLREIGGEVREMAGRAREKRLKPEEYTGATFSISNLGMFGIDEFTAVINPPEAAILAVGRLEQKPAVVDGELVVRRRMRITLSCDHRVIDGATGAAFLKTLVGMLENPLAMVW, from the coding sequence ATGGCCACCAAGGTCGTGATGGAAGCGCTGTCGCCGACGATGGAAGAGGGACGCCTCGTCGAGTGGAAGAAGAACGAGGGCGATGCGGTCGCCGTGGGTGACGTGCTCGCCGAGGTGGAAACCGACAAGGCGGTGATGGAGCTGGTCGCCCGCGGTGCCGGGGTCCTGCTCAAGCAGGTCATCCCGGTCGGCACCACGGCGCCGGTGGCGTCGGTCGTGGCCTGGATCGGGGCGGCGGGGGAAACCATTCCCGGCGACGCGGGCGGAACCCCCGCCGCAGGGGCGCCGCCTGCGGCGCCCGCGGCACCCCCCTCCGCGCCGGCGCCCGCCGCGGGCACCCCCACGCCGGCCGCCGGTGGGCGCGTGAAGGCCTCCCCGTTGGCGAAGCGCGTCGCTGCCGAGCGCGGGCTCGACCTCGGCGCGATTGCCGGGAGCGGACCCGAGGGACGGATCGTGGTGCGCGACCTCGACGGCGTGGCGCTCGCACCGGCGGCTGCCGCGACAGGCTTCGCGGCGTCGGTGTACACGGACGTGCCGCTCACGCAGATGCGCAAGGCGATCGCCAAGCGACTGGTGCAGTCGATCGGCCCGATTCCGACCTTCTACCTCACGGCCGAGGTGGACATGGAGCGGGCGCACGAGATGCGCGAGGCGCTGCTCGCCGCCGACCCGAAAGGCGGGAAGTTCTCCTTCAACGACCTGATCATCCGCGCCACCGCGTCGGCCCTGCGGCAGCATCCGTGGGTGAACGCCTGGTGGTCCGACGATCACATCCGGCAGTGGCACGACGTGCACATCGGCGTCGCCGTCGCGGTCGAGGACGGACTCATCACGCCGATCGTCCGCCATGCCGACCGGAAGACGCTGCGCGAGATCGGCGGCGAGGTCCGCGAGATGGCCGGACGCGCCCGCGAGAAGCGCCTGAAGCCCGAGGAGTACACCGGCGCGACCTTCTCGATCTCGAACCTCGGCATGTTCGGCATCGACGAATTCACCGCGGTGATCAATCCGCCCGAAGCGGCGATCCTCGCCGTGGGCCGCCTGGAACAGAAGCCCGCCGTCGTCGACGGCGAGCTGGTGGTGCGC
- a CDS encoding pyruvate dehydrogenase complex E1 component subunit beta: protein MAVLTYRDALNEALREEMQRDGDVYLMGEEVAEYNGAYKVSRGLLEEFGPMRVVDTPIAELGFAGIGVGSAMTGLRPVIEMMTWNFALLAIDQIVNVAAKIRYMSGGQIGCPIVFRGPGGAALQLGAQHSQAFESWYAHIPGLKVVMPATPADAKGLLKSAIRDNDPVVFIEGEMLYNLKGEVPEGEHLVPIGVADVKRAGNDVTIVCHSKTVAPALNAAKALSEEGIDAEVLDLRSIRPLDEEAILRSVAKTHRVVVAEEGWYFAGVGAQIVDLIQREAFDDLDAPVLRVHQADVPMPYNKYLEKAAKADATKIAAAVRRVCYKD, encoded by the coding sequence ATGGCCGTCCTGACCTATCGCGACGCCCTGAACGAAGCGCTGCGCGAAGAGATGCAACGCGATGGCGACGTCTACCTCATGGGTGAGGAAGTGGCCGAGTACAACGGCGCCTACAAGGTCAGCCGCGGCCTGCTCGAGGAGTTCGGGCCGATGCGCGTCGTCGACACGCCGATCGCCGAGCTTGGCTTCGCCGGGATCGGCGTCGGGTCCGCGATGACGGGCCTCCGCCCCGTGATCGAGATGATGACCTGGAACTTCGCGCTGCTGGCGATCGACCAGATCGTCAACGTCGCCGCGAAGATCCGCTACATGAGCGGTGGCCAGATCGGCTGTCCGATCGTCTTCCGCGGCCCGGGCGGCGCGGCGCTCCAGCTCGGGGCGCAGCACTCGCAGGCCTTCGAGAGCTGGTACGCGCACATCCCCGGCCTCAAGGTCGTGATGCCCGCCACGCCGGCCGACGCGAAGGGGCTGCTCAAGAGCGCCATCCGCGACAACGACCCGGTGGTCTTCATCGAGGGCGAGATGCTCTACAACCTCAAGGGCGAAGTCCCCGAGGGCGAGCACCTGGTCCCGATCGGCGTGGCCGACGTGAAGCGCGCCGGCAACGACGTCACGATCGTCTGTCACTCGAAGACCGTCGCGCCGGCGTTGAACGCGGCCAAGGCGCTCTCCGAGGAGGGGATCGACGCCGAGGTGCTCGACCTGCGCAGCATCCGGCCGCTCGACGAGGAGGCGATCCTCCGCTCGGTGGCCAAGACCCACCGCGTCGTCGTGGCTGAAGAAGGGTGGTACTTCGCCGGCGTCGGGGCGCAGATCGTCGACCTGATCCAGCGCGAGGCGTTCGACGACCTCGACGCCCCGGTGCTGCGGGTGCACCAGGCCGACGTCCCGATGCCGTACAACAAGTATCTCGAGAAGGCGGCCAAGGCCGACGCGACCAAGATCGCGGCGGCGGTTCGCCGCGTCTGCTACAAGGATTGA
- the pdhA gene encoding pyruvate dehydrogenase (acetyl-transferring) E1 component subunit alpha: MAVSTSDAPKARRRGTDAPYADQYQDWLRMMLLIRRFEERAGEAYSIGQIGGFCHLYIGQEAVAVGLISALRPDDYVISAYREHGQALARGMSSRSIMAELFGKATGCSKGKGGSMHLFDLAKGFMGGHGIVGGQIPLGAGFAWAAKYRKTEQVSLTFFGEAAANIGSFHEALNMAGLWKLPAIFVIENNGYGMGTAVKRAAAITDLHLRAASYGMPGVEVDGQDIIAVREAAETAYARARAGEGPTLLDIRTFRYVGHSMSDAASGTYRSKEELDASRQRDPIALLEARMRDAGMLDDAGLAAIEASVAAEVADSVTFAEESPEPDAGELYTEVLAPHGEDN; encoded by the coding sequence ATGGCCGTAAGCACCAGCGACGCCCCCAAGGCACGCCGCCGCGGGACCGACGCCCCCTACGCCGACCAGTATCAGGACTGGTTGCGCATGATGCTGTTGATCCGCCGCTTCGAGGAGCGCGCCGGCGAGGCGTACTCGATCGGCCAGATCGGCGGCTTCTGCCACCTCTACATCGGCCAGGAAGCGGTGGCCGTGGGCCTGATCTCGGCGCTCCGTCCGGACGACTACGTGATCTCCGCCTACCGCGAGCATGGCCAGGCGCTGGCGCGCGGCATGTCCTCGCGCTCGATCATGGCGGAGCTCTTCGGCAAGGCGACCGGCTGCTCGAAGGGGAAGGGCGGCTCGATGCACCTCTTCGATCTCGCGAAGGGCTTCATGGGCGGCCACGGCATCGTCGGCGGCCAGATCCCGCTCGGCGCCGGTTTCGCCTGGGCGGCAAAGTACCGGAAGACCGAGCAGGTCTCGCTCACCTTCTTCGGCGAGGCCGCGGCCAACATCGGGTCGTTCCACGAAGCGTTGAACATGGCGGGGCTCTGGAAGCTGCCGGCGATCTTCGTGATCGAGAACAACGGCTACGGGATGGGCACGGCGGTGAAGCGTGCGGCGGCGATCACCGACCTGCACCTCCGCGCGGCGAGCTACGGGATGCCCGGGGTCGAAGTCGACGGCCAGGACATCATCGCGGTGCGCGAGGCGGCCGAGACCGCGTATGCCCGCGCCCGCGCCGGCGAAGGCCCGACGCTGCTCGACATCCGCACCTTCCGCTACGTCGGGCACTCGATGTCCGACGCGGCGAGCGGCACGTATCGCAGCAAGGAAGAGCTCGACGCCTCGCGGCAGCGTGACCCGATCGCGTTGCTCGAGGCGCGGATGCGCGATGCCGGCATGCTCGACGACGCGGGACTCGCGGCGATCGAGGCCTCGGTCGCCGCAGAGGTGGCCGACTCGGTGACGTTCGCCGAGGAATCCCCCGAGCCCGACGCTGGCGAGCTGTACACCGAAGTGCTGGCGCCGCACGGGGAGGACAACTGA
- the lipA gene encoding lipoyl synthase — protein sequence MVPIAPARKPSWLKVKAPGGQSYIKIQAMMRELGLHTVCEEARCPNIGECWEHKAATFMILGDVCTRNCTYCAVSHGTPKAFDAAEPVKLAEAVARMGLEHVVITSVDRDDLPNGGAEAFAGCITEIKARLPETSVEVLIPDFKGSEQALRIVMEAKPDILNHNLETAERLYRLARPGGRYDRALRVLANARAMDATALTKSGIILGMGEEWDEVITCLRDLRRSDVNIVTLGQYLRPSDGHLPVVRYYTPDEFAELREIGLRMGFSHVESSPLTRSSYHAWDQARSARPGPARSEGSLPTGMAATAAPESF from the coding sequence ATGGTTCCCATCGCCCCCGCCCGAAAGCCGAGTTGGCTGAAGGTGAAGGCGCCCGGTGGGCAATCCTATATCAAGATCCAGGCAATGATGCGCGAGCTGGGCCTTCACACGGTGTGTGAAGAGGCCCGCTGCCCGAACATCGGCGAATGCTGGGAACACAAGGCCGCCACCTTCATGATCCTGGGTGACGTCTGCACGCGGAACTGCACCTACTGTGCGGTGTCGCACGGCACCCCGAAGGCGTTCGACGCCGCCGAGCCGGTCAAACTGGCCGAGGCCGTGGCGCGGATGGGGCTGGAGCACGTCGTGATCACCTCGGTGGACCGCGACGACCTGCCGAACGGCGGTGCCGAGGCGTTCGCGGGTTGCATCACGGAGATCAAGGCTCGCCTGCCGGAGACATCGGTCGAAGTGCTGATCCCCGACTTCAAGGGATCGGAGCAGGCGCTGCGGATCGTGATGGAGGCGAAGCCGGACATCCTCAATCACAATCTTGAGACGGCCGAGCGGCTCTATCGACTGGCCCGTCCGGGCGGCCGGTATGACCGTGCCCTCCGTGTGCTGGCGAACGCGCGCGCCATGGATGCCACCGCCCTCACCAAGTCGGGGATCATCCTCGGCATGGGCGAGGAGTGGGATGAGGTGATCACCTGCCTGCGCGACCTGCGCCGCAGCGACGTCAACATTGTCACCCTCGGGCAGTACCTCCGGCCATCGGATGGTCACCTCCCGGTGGTGCGCTACTACACGCCGGACGAATTCGCCGAGCTCCGCGAGATCGGGCTCCGGATGGGCTTCTCGCACGTCGAGAGCTCGCCGCTGACGCGCTCGTCCTATCACGCCTGGGATCAGGCCCGGTCGGCACGACCGGGTCCCGCGCGCAGCGAGGGATCCCTCCCCACCGGCATGGCGGCCACCGCCGCCCCGGAGAGTTTCTAA
- a CDS encoding ABC transporter ATP-binding protein produces MTAILETRELTVRYPTFTLGPLGFAIEGGETVALLGANAAGKTTLLRAVTGRLLDRRGVVEVAGRDPQAAPDAWRAKIGFAGEKPPADAALRVREWYAFLRDCYPTWDDAYQRDLSARLGLDTGERIAALSRGTAVKAAYIGAEAYRPELLVLDEPTNGLDPVVRLELLALLRECFAASPGRALLFSSHLLEDVESLCDRALLLRRGQLVGELAGDALTEARASGQLTALVADVLRDRP; encoded by the coding sequence GTGACAGCCATCCTCGAGACCCGCGAGCTCACCGTCCGGTACCCGACCTTCACCCTCGGCCCCTTGGGGTTCGCGATCGAGGGCGGGGAGACGGTCGCGCTGCTCGGGGCGAACGCCGCCGGGAAGACCACCCTCCTCCGGGCCGTGACCGGGCGGCTGCTGGACCGTCGCGGAGTGGTCGAGGTGGCGGGGCGGGACCCGCAGGCCGCCCCCGACGCCTGGCGCGCCAAGATCGGCTTTGCGGGCGAGAAGCCCCCGGCCGACGCCGCCTTGCGGGTGCGGGAATGGTACGCCTTCCTGCGCGACTGCTACCCCACCTGGGACGACGCCTACCAGCGCGACCTCTCCGCCCGACTCGGCCTCGACACCGGGGAGCGGATTGCGGCGCTGTCCCGCGGCACGGCCGTCAAGGCGGCCTACATTGGCGCCGAGGCGTATCGACCCGAGTTGCTCGTCCTCGACGAACCGACCAACGGCCTCGACCCGGTGGTGCGCCTCGAACTGCTGGCGCTGCTCCGCGAGTGCTTCGCCGCGTCGCCGGGGCGAGCGCTGCTCTTCTCGTCGCACCTCCTGGAGGACGTCGAGTCGCTCTGTGATCGCGCGCTGCTGCTCCGTCGCGGGCAGTTGGTGGGCGAACTCGCCGGTGACGCGCTCACGGAGGCCCGGGCCTCCGGTCAACTCACGGCGCTGGTGGCCGACGTGCTCCGCGACCGGCCGTGA
- the thiO gene encoding glycine oxidase ThiO, producing the protein MTTKTADVVVIGGGAVGSATARALAVAGAKVILLQRPETPGEGWRAAAGMLAAQIEGTTDDPLLNLALAGRAFYRRHADSLRETTGIDIGLQLTGILQVARSEADAASYRTKVAWQRQQAHRADWLDPQEVEEGWPWLAPGLGAFWSPEDGSLDPAATVRAFRADAVRLGASIIEDTATGLDRNGDTLLGVIGEAGRYAAGHVVLAGGAWAGRIEHLPRPVSVEPVRGQMAAFPWPEGIGQAVVYGTRCYLLRRGDEMLVGATMEHAGFEVTTTADGLADLFARASALYPPLATMAPLRSWAGLRPGTPDGRPIIGPEPRLPGLWYAAGHGRNGILLAGVTGELIAASIRGEPWSDEMHAVRANRFWNW; encoded by the coding sequence GTGACAACCAAGACGGCAGACGTGGTGGTGATCGGAGGCGGGGCGGTCGGGTCGGCCACGGCCCGTGCCCTCGCCGTGGCCGGCGCCAAGGTGATCCTGTTGCAGCGGCCCGAAACCCCGGGTGAGGGGTGGCGTGCCGCGGCCGGGATGCTCGCGGCCCAGATCGAGGGGACGACCGACGACCCGCTGCTGAATCTGGCCCTGGCTGGCCGGGCCTTCTATCGGCGGCATGCCGACAGCCTTCGCGAAACGACCGGGATCGACATCGGCCTCCAGCTGACGGGCATCCTGCAGGTCGCCCGGAGCGAAGCGGATGCCGCCTCGTACCGGACGAAGGTCGCCTGGCAACGGCAGCAGGCCCACCGTGCGGATTGGCTCGACCCCCAGGAGGTCGAGGAAGGGTGGCCCTGGCTCGCGCCCGGGCTCGGCGCGTTCTGGTCGCCGGAGGACGGCTCGCTCGACCCGGCCGCGACGGTGCGGGCGTTCCGCGCCGACGCCGTTCGGCTCGGCGCTTCCATCATCGAGGACACCGCGACCGGGCTCGACCGGAATGGGGACACCCTGCTCGGCGTGATTGGCGAGGCCGGCCGTTACGCCGCTGGGCATGTCGTGTTGGCTGGGGGGGCGTGGGCCGGACGGATCGAGCACCTGCCACGGCCCGTCTCCGTGGAACCGGTGCGTGGCCAGATGGCGGCGTTTCCGTGGCCTGAGGGGATCGGACAGGCGGTGGTCTACGGGACGCGTTGTTATTTGCTCCGCCGCGGCGACGAGATGCTCGTCGGCGCAACGATGGAGCACGCCGGATTCGAGGTCACCACCACGGCAGACGGCCTCGCCGATCTCTTCGCACGGGCATCCGCGCTCTATCCGCCCCTCGCGACCATGGCGCCGCTCCGGAGCTGGGCCGGCCTCCGACCCGGCACGCCGGACGGACGGCCAATCATCGGCCCCGAGCCACGGCTGCCCGGGCTCTGGTATGCCGCGGGGCATGGCCGCAACGGAATTCTGCTTGCGGGCGTGACCGGCGAATTGATCGCGGCTTCCATCCGTGGCGAACCGTGGAGCGACGAGATGCATGCGGTGCGCGCCAATCGCTTCTGGAACTGGTAG
- a CDS encoding DUF3108 domain-containing protein: MSLLFAGLSLLLQTTTPPPATPVLAPAPFGVGETLVFKGKFNLFRPCCATLSVEAIDTVRGVPSYRFSFNSKISILGIFTSESQLTSWTGVDDFISRRFLKVMSDTRPPRQDFKIYPDSGFYRRNVDTATKATSTVPLDDVAFFYYIRRVPLEVGRTYEYHNYWRKSQNPVRVQVLKREVMELPDGSKVNCLVLYPIVDEKNGMFSKTSNARLWLTDDARRIPVQIRSTYNFGDVTLILDRMTLAPGRRAE; the protein is encoded by the coding sequence GTGAGCTTGCTGTTCGCCGGACTGTCGCTGCTGTTGCAGACGACAACACCTCCCCCCGCAACGCCCGTCCTCGCACCGGCGCCGTTCGGCGTAGGCGAGACACTGGTCTTCAAGGGGAAGTTCAACCTCTTCCGCCCCTGCTGCGCCACGCTCTCGGTCGAGGCCATCGACACCGTGCGCGGCGTGCCGAGCTACCGCTTCTCGTTCAACTCGAAGATCTCGATCCTCGGCATCTTCACGAGCGAGAGTCAGCTCACGTCGTGGACCGGTGTCGACGACTTCATCTCGCGCCGCTTCCTCAAGGTGATGTCGGACACCAGGCCGCCGCGGCAGGACTTCAAGATCTATCCCGACTCCGGCTTCTATCGCCGCAACGTCGACACCGCCACGAAGGCCACCTCGACGGTGCCCCTCGACGACGTCGCGTTCTTCTACTACATCCGGCGGGTTCCGCTCGAGGTGGGGCGGACGTACGAGTACCACAACTATTGGCGGAAGAGTCAGAACCCGGTGCGCGTGCAGGTGCTGAAGCGCGAGGTCATGGAGTTGCCCGACGGCTCGAAGGTGAACTGCCTGGTGCTCTATCCGATCGTCGACGAGAAGAACGGCATGTTCTCGAAGACCTCGAACGCCCGGCTCTGGTTGACGGATGACGCCCGACGGATTCCGGTGCAGATTCGCTCGACCTACAACTTCGGCGACGTCACCCTGATCCTCGACCGGATGACGCTCGCGCCAGGACGCCGCGCCGAGTAG
- a CDS encoding glycosyltransferase has translation MLYFCIPTHDEAPTVGLLLWKIRRVLEESAREYQLLVGDDASTDATTEILAPYAKVLPLSVLRSEKHLGYAATVERLLKEALRRSDRHKRDAAILLPADFTFDPAELSEFLKRIDSGADLVIGEATQVDEADKWRRRVRRWAPRLLGRHVRVAGVRDIVSGVAAFRLVTLRAAFKDRPDRWLETEGWAANAELLSWAAAGARQVESVAITERVERQQRESRHAAWDRAKALWAARRQLVAPPSNPEAGRKDRSPRATTTRDTA, from the coding sequence ATGCTCTACTTCTGTATTCCGACCCACGACGAAGCCCCGACCGTCGGGCTGCTGCTGTGGAAGATCCGACGCGTGCTCGAGGAATCGGCGCGGGAATATCAGTTGCTGGTCGGCGACGACGCCTCCACCGATGCGACCACCGAGATCCTCGCGCCCTACGCCAAGGTGCTGCCGCTCTCGGTGCTTCGCTCCGAGAAGCATCTCGGCTACGCCGCCACCGTCGAGCGGCTGCTGAAGGAAGCGCTCCGCCGCTCCGATCGACACAAGCGCGACGCCGCGATCCTCCTGCCGGCCGACTTCACCTTCGATCCTGCCGAACTCTCCGAATTCCTCAAGCGGATCGACAGCGGTGCCGACCTGGTAATTGGCGAGGCCACCCAGGTTGACGAAGCGGACAAGTGGCGGCGGCGGGTCCGACGCTGGGCGCCGCGGCTCCTCGGCCGGCATGTGCGTGTGGCCGGTGTCCGGGACATCGTCTCCGGAGTGGCCGCGTTCCGTCTGGTCACCCTGCGGGCGGCCTTCAAGGATCGACCTGACCGCTGGCTCGAGACGGAAGGGTGGGCCGCCAATGCGGAGTTGTTGAGTTGGGCCGCCGCCGGCGCACGACAGGTGGAATCGGTGGCGATCACCGAGCGCGTGGAACGTCAGCAGCGTGAATCACGTCATGCGGCGTGGGATCGGGCCAAGGCATTGTGGGCGGCCCGTCGCCAGCTGGTTGCTCCGCCCTCCAACCCGGAGGCGGGGCGCAAGGACCGGTCGCCCCGCGCGACCACGACCCGGGATACCGCGTGA
- a CDS encoding glycosyltransferase, producing the protein MTTARVLHVASGREWRGGQRQVLLLARGLASVATVSSQVVTGRGTRLAEELAAAGVSLHETPWRMGLDPRALARVVRLTTRDTLLHAHDGHAHALADAAAQITGARVVVTRRISTAITSPRRYRRAAAVIALSEAIAVQLALAGVSPHRIHHVPPAVDLAQLGQSPAWPAGVPHPGATTPWITVIAALTAEKGIDLLLEAAAIIAPARPELRWLVLGEGDERAALEARRHALGLDEVVQMPGHLLGPEGALVGATLAVQPSRSEGFGSSVLDALALGIPVVATAVGGLPDALAAGGGLLVASGDPVALADGVSSLLDDAPRRTALGAAGRAAAAGFGVDRLVERTLAVYRSLDLHPGD; encoded by the coding sequence ATGACCACCGCTCGCGTGCTGCACGTCGCCAGCGGCCGCGAGTGGCGCGGGGGGCAGCGGCAGGTCCTCCTGCTGGCACGCGGACTCGCCTCCGTCGCCACCGTCAGCTCGCAGGTGGTGACGGGTCGCGGCACCCGCCTCGCCGAGGAACTCGCCGCCGCAGGGGTCTCGTTGCACGAGACGCCGTGGCGCATGGGACTCGACCCGCGCGCCCTCGCCCGCGTCGTACGACTGACCACTCGTGACACACTGCTGCACGCGCATGACGGACACGCGCATGCGCTCGCCGATGCCGCCGCCCAGATCACCGGGGCACGCGTCGTGGTCACGCGGCGGATCAGCACCGCCATCACGTCACCGCGCCGCTACCGGCGCGCGGCTGCCGTCATCGCGCTCTCCGAGGCGATCGCGGTGCAGCTGGCATTGGCCGGCGTGTCGCCCCACCGCATTCATCACGTGCCGCCGGCCGTCGACCTCGCGCAGCTGGGGCAATCACCGGCCTGGCCCGCTGGCGTGCCCCACCCCGGCGCCACCACGCCGTGGATCACGGTGATCGCCGCCCTCACCGCCGAGAAGGGGATCGACCTCCTCCTCGAGGCCGCGGCGATCATCGCGCCAGCGCGCCCGGAGCTGCGCTGGCTCGTCCTCGGTGAGGGCGACGAGCGTGCTGCCCTGGAGGCCCGACGGCACGCCCTCGGCCTGGACGAGGTGGTGCAGATGCCCGGCCATCTGCTCGGCCCCGAAGGCGCGCTGGTCGGTGCCACGCTCGCCGTGCAACCCTCCCGCAGTGAGGGGTTTGGCTCCAGCGTGCTCGACGCCCTTGCCCTCGGGATCCCCGTGGTCGCGACGGCCGTCGGGGGACTGCCCGACGCGTTGGCGGCCGGCGGCGGGCTCCTGGTCGCCTCAGGGGATCCGGTGGCCCTCGCGGACGGGGTCTCGAGCCTGTTGGACGATGCCCCGCGGCGCACCGCGCTCGGTGCCGCAGGGCGTGCGGCCGCCGCGGGCTTCGGCGTGGACCGATTGGTCGAGCGGACGCTCGCCGTGTATCGTTCGCTCGACCTTCACCCTGGCGACTGA
- a CDS encoding peptide MFS transporter, with amino-acid sequence MHVSQAPSTGFFGHPVGLRTLFLTEMWERFSYYGLRPLLVLFMSAALLDGGFGLDRGQASAIVGIYAACVYLASLPGGWIADRWLGLRRSIYYGAILITLGHLSIGLSGLAGQGTTGKLAFFAGLVLIVMGTGLLKPNISAIVGDLYPEGGARRDAGFSIFYMGINTGAFVGQLVTGFLGESIGWHWGFGAAGVGMFFGLVSFKLFAPSTLGDLGTEIVRHPDAAVQARQERSVKMVVGVILASIVALFALVASGVVTLDPQAIGLNMVYVLVGFGALFFGFVFLDSSLTRQEKKQAVVILVLFIFAALFWAAFEQAPTSLNLFARDFTDRVVGGFEIPATWFQSVNSAWIIIFAPVAAAVWVGLSKRGGDLSAPAKFALGLAFAGVGFGLMVIVAKDVVASGGTLKVSPMWLVWSYLFQTLGELCLSPVGLSSMTKLAPRKYVGQMMGIWFLAASVGNLIAGLVGGRVDPEKLEQMPELFLWTAVALFITAAILGLMIKPIKRMIEAN; translated from the coding sequence ATACACGTGAGCCAGGCACCCAGCACCGGCTTCTTCGGTCATCCGGTCGGACTCCGGACCCTCTTCCTCACCGAGATGTGGGAGCGCTTCAGCTACTACGGCCTGCGGCCGTTGCTGGTGCTCTTCATGTCGGCCGCGCTCCTCGACGGCGGATTCGGCCTCGATCGGGGACAGGCCTCCGCCATCGTCGGGATCTATGCGGCCTGCGTCTATCTCGCCTCCCTGCCGGGCGGGTGGATTGCCGACCGATGGCTCGGGCTGCGGCGGTCGATCTACTACGGGGCGATCCTGATTACTCTGGGCCACCTTTCGATCGGCCTCTCCGGCCTCGCAGGGCAGGGGACCACGGGGAAGCTCGCCTTCTTCGCCGGATTGGTCCTGATCGTGATGGGCACCGGGCTCCTCAAGCCGAACATCTCCGCCATCGTGGGCGATCTCTACCCCGAGGGTGGCGCGCGGCGGGACGCCGGCTTCTCGATCTTCTACATGGGCATCAACACCGGCGCCTTCGTCGGCCAGCTGGTCACCGGCTTCCTCGGTGAGAGCATCGGCTGGCACTGGGGCTTTGGTGCTGCCGGCGTCGGCATGTTCTTCGGCCTGGTCTCCTTCAAGCTCTTCGCACCGAGCACGCTCGGCGACCTTGGCACCGAGATCGTGCGGCATCCGGATGCGGCGGTGCAGGCCAGGCAGGAACGCTCGGTGAAGATGGTCGTCGGCGTCATCCTGGCGTCGATCGTGGCGCTCTTCGCCCTGGTCGCGAGTGGCGTGGTGACCCTCGATCCGCAAGCGATCGGCCTCAACATGGTGTACGTGCTCGTCGGGTTCGGCGCGCTCTTCTTCGGCTTCGTTTTCCTCGACAGTTCGCTCACGCGGCAGGAGAAGAAGCAGGCCGTCGTGATCCTCGTGCTCTTCATCTTCGCCGCCCTCTTCTGGGCAGCGTTCGAACAGGCCCCGACCTCGCTCAATCTCTTCGCGCGGGACTTCACCGACCGCGTCGTCGGCGGCTTCGAAATCCCGGCCACCTGGTTCCAGTCGGTCAACTCCGCCTGGATCATCATCTTCGCGCCCGTGGCGGCCGCGGTGTGGGTCGGACTCTCCAAGCGTGGCGGTGACCTGTCGGCGCCGGCGAAGTTCGCGCTCGGCCTGGCGTTCGCCGGCGTCGGCTTCGGCCTGATGGTGATCGTCGCGAAGGATGTCGTCGCCAGTGGCGGCACGCTCAAGGTGTCGCCGATGTGGTTGGTCTGGAGCTACCTCTTCCAGACGCTCGGCGAACTCTGCCTGTCGCCGGTGGGGCTGTCGTCGATGACGAAGCTGGCGCCACGGAAGTATGTCGGTCAGATGATGGGGATCTGGTTCCTCGCCGCGTCGGTGGGCAACCTGATCGCCGGGCTCGTCGGCGGTCGCGTCGATCCGGAGAAGCTCGAGCAGATGCCCGAGCTCTTCCTCTGGACCGCAGTGGCCCTCTTCATCACCGCCGCGATCCTCGGGCTGATGATCAAGCCGATCAAGCGGATGATCGAAGCCAACTAG